In Oryza sativa Japonica Group chromosome 8, ASM3414082v1, the sequence CGCCGTAGCtctgcttccgccgccgccgtgcgccgtcgcgcgccgccgccggccggtctCTCGCCGAttcccggcgccgccaccacccccgaGCCCTCTCGAGCCTCCccggtgcgccgccgcggccgcgcccgcgccgtgccacccatcccgccgccgcacggccgccgtcgccagccgccgccgcgccgcctctccctcatCCGCACCGTTGAATTAGCTCCCCTTGATCCCCGCTTGCTTCCGGTGCACGCCGCCCCTcccggttcgccgccgctcgccggtaTGCACCGCTCGCCGCCAGCCGTCAGATCGGCcgcccggcctcccctccctttcctcCATCCAACGTGGCTGTCCACGTGGGCTTGACCGGGTCAAGCTGACGCCCCGTCAGCCAGCCCCCCCCCCTCTCGGCCTCGCCAGCCGTTGGGCTGCGCTGCTCCCCCGGTCCAATCGACCAAAGTCCACTTATACTCCCTCATGCCGAGCCCAGTACCCCCACCCAAAAGCTAAAGTCCATCTTTGCTCCTTTCCCAAACACAGTGACCAAAAGTCTATATCTGCTCCCTCCCAATTCACCTCTCTCTCACCATAtgttggtcccacatgtcaatgagtGATAAaagaatattcttgagaatactCTTTTCCATAAAATTCATAAATCATTGCCCGCATTCCAAAAAAATTTCGACAAATCATttccttgtccagaaattccaattaaactcccaaaattcatatctcccGATCCGTAATTCTGATTAaccccgttccacttccagtattcccgtaaaatcgagatctatttaatggcactattatttagtctaaataggatccttttcttggtcttttgtttaggttttgattgtttgcgtatagttgcggttaccggatttttgTCGATCGTGggatttctcgaagattcgtgaagcttcgtgaagaccttgagcaaggcaagtcaccgtTTGATCatttgctcctataattggaaactcattattgttttgttttcaaCTTGCATtagtagaatcacacacttaacttgcttggcctcggtttgcgtgccaatccgatggacctacccagtagtcgcacaaATTCCTGTAGGCTGTACTACCCTAATTCTTTGTCGCTCCActcttgtggtacctcggtatccgtgctctctgagcgcgtatacctaATACCTCATATACACCGTTGATTGTCGAAAaattgggaaatgggtttgagaagccttgaaaacccgacatatggtgtcggtgtgtttaaaaataaaatgaattgtgaaaactcgcgatgcgggggtggTGCCTGCGTGGcgctgtcccgtattcgcatataaggaccgattcctgtgtgAAACTCATCAAGCAtaacaaagtgcaaccacaaggtggtaTGGGACACCCtagctaagtaactagtcggttcagggaaacctcgcatgccaatagttgggaacgccggggcggggtcagTTGGAGCCAacccgggttcctggtaaggcaagaacGCGAAGCTTGCCAGAttaccgatcaaggtggttggagtttgatttgtgaaaactaaaatggcctatatttatgtgaggatttgattcttctatgtggcatgaggtaaccctgggtcggcttgggaaaggctttgttgcgaacctccgaTACCGATGGGTGTTTggaataagttcgtatcttatgggtaaagtgtacccctctgcagaggttaacttactgttcgaacagccgtgcccacggtaaTGGGCGGATGtaaggtggttcccgttgcgtagatttgtttgcttGTGCTtggtgaaaagttgttgtggtgtgggaatcgtaaccagaatcagcctatgtggcagatggatgacctgagtggtcagaaacgaatctatgtgattcgggatgtctgcgggcatcatagactaggcttcccgagtggaagcggattgttgtgctgctgggcagctggactctgggagtccaagaaaatgaaaaaggctctgggagccgatttaatcaagtgaaatggctctgggagccgagaagtaatgatctgacccgggaggttgGTACATTATCAATTGAGTTGTTGAAATTTGatacgcaagtctcttttcgacccgaacttaaaaagaaataaatcacttagtgatttcaaaatgatttcaaacaaaagatttaccaaaacaaccttgcctctcttccaagcttgcatcaaacacctaaattcccgtgacttgctgagtacgaaagtactcacccttgctctatataaatatatatagttcctccgccctgaagagaagataaagtgaagtgaagattagggtttcgtcctggttcccagccgtcgcctgtggtgttgggtgttagtccgttggttccgctgctgctgctgttgttggtgttttcctcgtccgcgtcgtcggttgcattctcgggctgttctgagctgcaacctaagttaaggtaaataagtcctttatttattttaaggattgcaatgattcatatttttcatcgtgggtaccagcactatgtcctgggactggtactgtaATCGCGGATTCGTAAGAAGCGGTTCACGCCGTTTTttctacgacacgctcctgtcaggtgccgttgtatgGCAGTGCCGAATTGGGGTGTGACAATAATCTACTGAACAGTCTATCAAATGGACATGATCTTTGCACCACCAAACCTACTATGTGGCATCCACAATTCGACATGCCACCTCCCCTCCAAGCGGCCGTACTCGATTCATTTTTGCTTAATATCATATCACACATTAAATATTCTCTCTATCAAAAAAAAGTCGAACTCTAGGGATGAATTTAAACATGGTAATGCATCCCTAGAGTTGGACTCATTTCGAGATATAGGGAGTAGTTTGGAAGTAAGTTGGAATAATATACTTAATTTAAAGTGCGATGTGCAGGCTTAGTCCATGGCGTGCACTAATTGAGGCCCAATCATTTATCCTCTTCAGATTGCATCATGTACTGTGACGAGTTCTTTAACTTCATCCGCGTTACGTTGAGAGTCAACTGTCGAGGTCAACGCTCGATTCACCATTTAGCAAATCGCATTCAAGTCAATTTGCTGTTTCAGTCGTATATAGTGTGACAAATCAGATGCAACgcaacattaattaattagcaattACTGATAATTAATCACAGTAACTTTTTCAGCAGCAAAAAAAGTTTCAAAGCATAGTCTACACTGTACACCATATTATATGACACCAACCAAACCGGCGAGCTTGCTGCGAGGCTGCATGCCACAGATGAAAGCTCCatcgcggcgacgacgacgacgaccgtgtCCAAGTCCACTCATGCCTCGCCATCTCTTCTACCCTACGCGATTGCATCTTGCATCAAGAACTCGATCGATCTGATATATATTACTATGAGCTAAGCTGCTAATTAAGTTCTAGATTTAATTAGCAACAATCAATGGACGTGCCGTTCTTCCTCGCCTTCGCAATCATCGCGCTCCTGTCCAGGTACGTCCCCTTCGCGCTGCCGCCGATGGCGCGGGACCTCCTCGCCGACAACTCCGCCGAGCCGGCGCGCGCCGCCAAGTGCGCGGTGTCGGTGGCCGTCGCCGGGCTGATGCTGCTGGTGTCGCTGCagtgcggcgccggcggcgagcagtaCTGCCCCGACGTCagggtggaggggagggcgctgTGGCTCAACTGCGCGGCGCTCTTCCTCGGCatggtcgtcggcggcgtcgcggtggtggtgatgccgccgctcgccgccgtgtcgccgcttGTCCAGGTGATGGTCGAACACCTGACCAGGTTCACGGAGACCATCGCGGTGACCGCGTTCGCGCATGACTTCTGCATCTTTATCAAGCTCGTGAGGCTGAAACAATGAGGCGAGGAACCGAAGGCCATTTCTCCTTTGTTTTTCTTGAGGCTTTTTTATTCACGTTGTAAAAAGATTGATGAACTTCAATGCGAGAATGGCATTCAATGTTCATTTGcgtatattaattaaaatttaatttattatttttatataacttGAAGAAATCGATTTCTATAATCGAATTTAATAACTATGTTAACATGTAATACATCCATTTTGATGATTAGAATCCCTCTTCGGAACCAGGAAACCGTGCGCACGGCGTCCATGTCTCGGGAATGCTAATGTGGGAGCGAACGCTTGTGGCGCGTTCCTGTCAGCGAACACTTTCGCCTTTCGGACAATATAAGTTTCGCTGTTAGCTTTCCACTTTTTCTCAGGGCAAATTATCGGTTTTTCTATTCGATGATTGAAGTATATGCTCCATGATATGACAGGTAGAATATGACATGTAGGTTAGAAGGGAATGGCAAACAAAAAGCAATATTTGCACAGCAATGTAAAACTATGAATTTAAAAACAATATGTAAATCCACATATTTTAAAGGTTAAATCATGCCATAGTTATCCtagtaaaacttctaaaataTACGTTGTTTGGCAAATAAAATTAGTGCTAAATTTGCCGCTTTGTTATATTATGGCTAAATATGTAGTTCTATGCTAACTCCGTTATAAATTATGGGAGTGTCTAGATTTTAAGCACatggaaaattttcaaaaactttaatCACAATTCTCACCTCTTAGATATAATCCACTGGTTGTTATCAATACCTACTTATGCAAACAAAATCTGTTTCTACTAAAAGATTGACAAAATTACATAAACCACCCCATAACCTATTTTGTCGCAAAAGCCCACCCATCAAATATTGTGAGGCCAAAATTACCCAAATGCTTAAGTCGGACTCACCACAAACCACACTACCTAGCTTGGCTTAGTTGATATGGTCCGCCGGGATTCAAGTAAAAAATGGACCGAATCAGTTACTCATGTGTCAGGGAGAGGGCGAGGGTAGAGTGGTTTTTCCAACACAATGGGTTATGCGATGGAATCTCAAAACAGGGTGACAATTATAATGATTTATGCAATTTCTCCTAAAAGATTAAACAATAAACTATTCTAACCTataaaaagaattacaaaactgcaTGAGATAAACTTATAACTAATAAAAACTTACTaaattacatgaaaaaaaatgtttgaacttagataaaaataaaactctACCAAATACCTTACATGACAGTTTCATAGTATTGTAGCCTAAGGCTGCTTTCATTTGAAGCACCGTGAGAAAAAATAGTGCATCGTTTTTCGCGTGCGCAGATATTGAACGGTTAaaaggtatttttttaaaaaaatatataggaaaGTGGATTTAAATATGGTATTATCCATTTTTCActtttgaaataattaatactcaattaattatactctAATGACTCATATTGTTTTACGTATTTTCTTAATCTTCTACTTTTCCCTTCCTTTAGTGTTTTTAGAAGGAGTAATTCTACGGTTCTTGAGAaggtaccaagatgtaccaaaaatttagtgcaaaatttaccaaatttacaattgaaaaagtggtacctcatggtacattctcaaggaccgtaaaattgctctttaGAAGTAGCTAGGCTTATTCCTTTTCATGGTTTTGAACGGTTGATTTTGTGCTTAAAATTTCCTCTCTCTTAAAAAGAAGAGTAaaattcacaaaactacatgttttattgTCCAACTTGTATAACAATGTACATATTTTAACACTTATCACTTAACTACATATATTTTAGTATtgaagtttcacaaaactatactaTCAACGAACGAATCCACCTGCAAGACGACGTGATTGTTTATCTACATATATTTACAATGCGGACGTGGCATCGTGAATGTTCGACCTCGGATGAAGCACTCAAGTTCGCATCCTAGGTGAAACAACCGCACATCATCTCGCGGGTGGATCCATTCTCTAAtagtgtagttttatgaaactttaatatcaaaatatatgtagttAAGTGTTAAGTGttaaaatatatgtaattttctACAACTTGAACAACTGAAAATGTAGTCATGTGAAATTTACTTAGAAAAGGttctgcatgaaaaaaaaagaggttctACACGATTTTTGTGTGGTTAACGTGCGATTACCGCGGTAATCGTCCTACGGCAGGGGTGCAGTAACCCCGGTCAAAACGAATGGGAAACCCTGCCCTTAAGAACCCGGGGTCTTCAGTACAACCCAGCACCGGCGATTGAACAGGTCCAGAATCCAGAATGGTGCGATTGATTGCTCCCGGTGCGTGGGACGCGCCAACACACAAACTGGAAAAAAACCCAAATAAGTGGCTACGAGCGAGCGTCTCCAAAACGAACCAAGTACTAGCGACTAAACGAAACTTTTTGCTCCCGCGACTCCCGACTCGGCTCTCCCGGGCACCGCGGGACGGAAACTTAGCCGCGTTCCGACGACCCCAGTGAACCAGAACGACCGGTTCCAGCTGCTACACGCGAGCAACAAGTTGAAGCAGAGAGTACGGTTCAGAGTGCCCGAATGTCCGATTACACTGTGGACCTGGTCACCTGGACTTCATCTTGGCCGGGGCCGCTGACCAAGATGGGCGACCCACCCACCGGTGGCGCGGCTGGAGCAACTGGCGAGGATCACAAGATTCAGGGCCCGTCTAGTTCCCCAaaaatttttcccaaaaatatcacatcaaatctttagatatatgcatgaagtattaaatatagataaaaagaaaaactaattgcacagttatgggggaaatcgcgagacgaaccttttaagcctaattagtctatgattagctataagtgtaacccacatgtgctaatgacggcttaattagtatcaaaagattcgtcaaacggtttccaggcgagttctgaaattagttttttcatccgtatccgaaaaccccttccgacatccggtcaaacgttcgatgtgacacccaaaaatttctttttccccaactaaacacacgCACAATGGATCTCCTGAGAAATTAACACACTGACAGATAACATGGCAAAATCTGCAAGACAATTTCCCAGCCATGCTCAGTTGTTCTAATATTTCCCCATGTATATCAAAAGTTTGGCTGTCCTGTTAAAAAAGGACTTGTTATTATTCCCGAGGGAGATGTAATCATAGCTCATCATGCATTGTGTTTCTTGACtttttattctataaataaattttcatGAGTCTAATGGTGTGTTTGGTTAGGTAAATGGGACTAGATGGGAGATGGCTATCCATTTTATTGGGGTGTTTAGTTAGAGGGCAGGTAGTAGCGGATTAGGAAGATATAGCGGGAGAGTCTAAACAAACTAGATAAAGTTATAGCCTTTCTTTCCATCTACATATAGCTAAAAAATTTAGTGGGGGTTCCCATAGTATTCGAGCCAGTAGTGGGGGCTCGAGACCCGTTAACCCCATGCTAGATCCACCCTAAGAACAGTGTGGATGGGGCGGTCTAGAAAAGGAAATATTTACTCAACATACTGGATGAAGGGATCCGGTTTTTTGGGCGGATGAAGCCATCCACCTTCTTTAGGATGTTGATTAGTACATGATTAGTGAGTTGATTAGAATATGATTAATGATATTAGCATGTTTTGctattaattagtaattaaaatGGTAAGATTAGTTGTTGACAAGTGCTATTAATTAGTAACTAGAATGCTATTATTATGTTTAGGTATGTATGTTATATGGAGCATCATaattatatgtattttttaactACTTTAAAAGCATAACCATACTCTTCCTTCTTAAAAAAACGCTCACTCTCATTTTAAATGAACCGCTTAAAGAAAATCTCCCAAAATCCAACCCatggtgcaacgcacgggtaacctccctccaattttttttatgaactaAGGGTGTCCTTCATATGGTAATAGGAGATAttatattttctagtgtaaaatttggtatcttCAGTTATTAGTTATCTCGAAGTACCAAAATTTTTAGTCTAAAATCTTAGTACCTTTAGCTAATTTCTCAAGAATTATAAAATTTTTCATGAACTAAATAGTGTTATATATTAAATAAACctaatattaaattttacacTCATTCGTAAATTTGTAGTACTAGAATAGAATGCGGAAGTTTGTTTAACTCACTCGCCGGTGCGATGACACACAGCCACAGAGATGGAAACCTGTAGCGCATAACGAGGGCCTCTCCAAACATTTACATACGCGAC encodes:
- the LOC4345753 gene encoding uncharacterized protein, translated to MDVPFFLAFAIIALLSRYVPFALPPMARDLLADNSAEPARAAKCAVSVAVAGLMLLVSLQCGAGGEQYCPDVRVEGRALWLNCAALFLGMVVGGVAVVVMPPLAAVSPLVQVMVEHLTRFTETIAVTAFAHDFCIFIKLVRLKQ